The nucleotide sequence TGCCATGTGGGTTCGTACAGCGCCACGCCGATCGCATCGGTCTCGATCGTGTGCGACAGCATCACCTCCGCCTCGGCCACCATGGCGGCCTGCAGTTCGCGGCGTTCCTGGTTGATCGAACTCAGCAGTTCGGCATATCGGCGCGCTTGCGCGATATCGTCGGTGAGCAGGCATTCCACGCCGATGCGCATGTCTTCCAACCGGCCTGCCGCGTTGAGGCGGGGGCCGACGGCATAGCCCAGATCGCTCGCGCACAGTGTGGCAAGACTGCGCGAGCTGGCTTCCACCAGTGCCGTGACACCTGCACAACCGTGTCCGCTGCGCAGGCGGCGCAAGCCGGCTTCGACCAGCACGCGATTGTTGAAATCGAGCGGCACGAGGTCGGCCACCGTGCCTACCGCGACCAGATCGAGCAGCGTGGACAGGTCCGGCTCGCCGCCATCCGCAAACGCACCTTGCTCGCGCAGCGCACCGCGCAAGGCGAGCAGCAGGTAGAACATCACGCCGACGCCCGCCAGGGCCTTGCTGGGAAAGGCATCGTCGGCCAGGTTCGGATTGACCATGGCGTCGGCTTCCGGCAACTGCTCGCCGGGCAGGTGGTGATCTGTGACGATCACGCGGATGCCCTGCGCCTTCGCCGCCGCGACACCCGCGACACTCGCGACACCGTTGTCCACGGTGACGATCAGTTGCGGCCTGGGCTCCAGCGACTCGACCAGCGCGGGGCTCAGGCCATAACCATGGATAAAGCGATTCGGCACCGCGTAATCGACGTGCTTTGCACCCAGCATGCGCAATCCACGCACGGCGACCGCCGTTCCCGTCGCGCCGTCGCAGTCGTAATCGCCCGCGATCATGATGTGCCAGTCGCCGCGGATGGCCTCAATCAGCAAGGCCACGGCTTCATGCATGCCGCCGAGCTGCTGCGGCGACAGCAGACGCGCGAGCCGATACTCGGCCTGCTCGGGAGACAACACGCCACGTGCCGCATACACCTGCTGCACCACTGGATGGACGGCATTGCTCCAGCCACCTGGCATGCCCTGCGGCACGCGGCGACGCAGGCTGAGCACCTTCATCGCTGGCTCCCGCGCCAGAAACGCCAGCGGTGCCACGGCCGATGCAGCCATCGTTCGCCACTGGCGAAACTCAACTGCAGGGGTTGTTTCAACGCCAGTGCCTGGATGAGCGGCCACCACTGCGTGGCGATCTCGTCGACCGGCAAGTCCTGCAGATCCACCAGCCAGCCAGCCGAAGATGATTCGACGGCTTTCGGTGTCCGTTCGATGACGGCGACGCCGGCACGCCTGG is from Dyella jiangningensis and encodes:
- the recJ gene encoding single-stranded-DNA-specific exonuclease RecJ, whose amino-acid sequence is MKVLSLRRRVPQGMPGGWSNAVHPVVQQVYAARGVLSPEQAEYRLARLLSPQQLGGMHEAVALLIEAIRGDWHIMIAGDYDCDGATGTAVAVRGLRMLGAKHVDYAVPNRFIHGYGLSPALVESLEPRPQLIVTVDNGVASVAGVAAAKAQGIRVIVTDHHLPGEQLPEADAMVNPNLADDAFPSKALAGVGVMFYLLLALRGALREQGAFADGGEPDLSTLLDLVAVGTVADLVPLDFNNRVLVEAGLRRLRSGHGCAGVTALVEASSRSLATLCASDLGYAVGPRLNAAGRLEDMRIGVECLLTDDIAQARRYAELLSSINQERRELQAAMVAEAEVMLSHTIETDAIGVALYEPTWHAGVVGLVASKLKERLHRPVIAFAPASEEMTEELRGSARSIAGFHIRDALAMIDARHPGLIARFGGHAMAAGLSLKTEDYARFAEAFDAIAREWLDEDHLQAVQLTDGELPAGAATLDLARQLRAAGPWGQAFPEPLFDNLFECASWRVMGDKHLRLHLRDPRDGSVHDAVMFNAYEGTPPPSVLRAVYELVINDWQGRESARLLLRYIEPA